A stretch of the Argentina anserina chromosome 6, drPotAnse1.1, whole genome shotgun sequence genome encodes the following:
- the LOC126800583 gene encoding pentatricopeptide repeat-containing protein At5g14080 isoform X2: MKASAAATELATRISRALISASNNTKPTRSWNPSLENLLYRLGCRDSLSPQLVARVIDPFLLNHHSLALGFFNWASQQPSFSHTSLTYQSVLKSLSFSRQFSAIDALLKQVRTHKIPLDGSAYRSVIASLIIGKRTLHAFLVFGNVEVEDIGSEICNSLLAGLASDGYFDHAHKVFDQMTGRGVPVSTTGFGLFAWRLCGNGELSKILSVLDEVRRGGSEINGSVVALLIVHGLCRASRVSEAFWVLDELRRRDCKPDFMAYRIVAEAFRCEGSVVDREKVLKMKRKLGVAPRSGDYREFILGLISERRISEAKELGQVIVSGNFPIEDDVLNVLIGNLCKHGKNDELGEVFRVLSSGGYFKDLDTYNVMVAFLCKAGMVKEAYGVLPEMKKKGLSPDLSTYNSLIEACCREDLLRPAKRLWDEMFANGCRGNLKTYNILIQKISEVGPADEALRLFYHMLGREVTPDAMTYTTLLEGLCQEAKLQAALEVFDKCVEQDLMLAQTVLSTFILYLCKAGLYSAASSLLCRLSFNVTLSDSHVVLLKSLADAKEIPVAIEHIKWVRKASPSMLQTISNELASISSLPTPEPILQLLKTM; the protein is encoded by the exons atgaaagcgTCGGCGGCGGCAACAGAGTTAGCGACCCGTATAAGCCGAGCTCTGATCTCGGCTTCCAACAACACGAAGCCAACTCGGTCATGGAATCCTTCACTCGAGAATCTCCTCTACCGCCTCGGTTGCCGCGACTCACTGAGTCCCCAACTCGTGGCCCGAGTCATCGATCCTTTCCTCCTCAACCACCACTCTCTGGCTCTCGGCTTCTTCAACTGGGCTTCTCAGCAGCCCTCCTTCTCCCACACCTCCCTCACCTACCAATCAGTCCTCaagtctctctctttttcccGCCAATTCTCCGCCATCGATGCTCTGCTCAAGCAGGTCAGAACCCACAAGATCCCCCTCGACGGTTCCGCGTATCGCTCCGTGATTGCCTCGCTGATCATAGGGAAGAGGACCCTCCATGCGTTCTTGGTGTTCGGTAATGTTGAGGTTGAAGACATTGGGAGCGAGATTTGCAACTCACTTTTGGCTGGTTTGGCTTCTGATGGCTACTTTGATCATGCCCACAAGGTGTTCGATCAAATGACTGGAAGAGGTGTTCCTGTGAGCACAACTGGGTTTGGTTTGTTTGCATGGAGGTTGTGTGGGAATGGTGAGTTGAGTAAGATTTTGAGTGTGTTGGATGAGGTTAGGAGGGGTGGTTCGGAGATTAATGGGTCTGTCGTGGCGCTTTTGATTGTCCACGGGCTCTGTCGGGCTTCAAGAGTTTCAGAGGCTTTCTGGGTACTGGATGAGCTGAGGAGGAGAGATTGTAAACCGGATTTCATGGCGTATAGGATTGTTGCTGAAGCCTTTCGATGTGAGGGCAGTGTGGTTGATAGAGAGAAGGTTTTGAAGATGAAGAGAAAGCTAGGGGTAGCTCCGAGGAGTGGTGATTATAGAGAATTCATACTCGGGTTGATTTCTGAGAGACGGATATCTGAAGCAAAGGAATTGGGACAAGTGATTGTTAGTGGGAACTTTCCAATCGAAGATGATGTTCTCAATGTGTTGATAGG GAATCTATGCAAGCATGGCAAGAACGATGAATTAGGGGAAGTTTTtcgagttttgtcttcaggTGGTTATTTTAAAGATTTGGACACTTACAATGTGATGGTGGCATTCCTGTGCAAAGCAGGAATGGTGAAGGAAGCCTATGGAGTGCTTCcggagatgaagaagaaagggTTGAGCCCAGATCTTTCAACTTACAATTCTCTTATTGAAGCATGTTGTAGAGAAGATCTACTGAGGCCTGCTAAAAGGCTGTGGGATGAGATGTTTGCAAATGGGTGCAGAGGAAATTTGAAGACTTACAACATCTTAATTCAAAAAATTTCGGAAGTAGGCCCAGCTGATGAGGCTCTACGGCTCTTTTACCACATGTTGGGAAGAGAAGTTACACCTGATGCGATGACTTACACAACTCTGCTTGAAGGGCTTTGTCAAGAAGCAAAACTTCAAGCTGCTTTGGAAGTTTTCGACAAGTGTGTTGAACAAGATTTGATGCTTGCCCAAACTGTGTTGAGTACATTCATCCTCTATTTATGCAAAGCAG GTCTTTACTCTGCCGCGTCTAGCTTACTCTGCCGCCTCAGTTTTAATGTAACGCTGTCAGATTCTCATGTAGTTTTGCTGAAATCTTTAGCCGACGCTAAAGAGATTCCAGTGGCGATTGAACACATTAAATGGGTCCGGAAAGCTTCACCCTCCATGTTGCAAACCATATCGAACGAACTAGCATCAATTTCTTCTTTGCCAACACCAGAACCAATTTTACAGTTGCTTAAAACAATGTAG
- the LOC126800583 gene encoding pentatricopeptide repeat-containing protein At5g14080 isoform X1: MKASAAATELATRISRALISASNNTKPTRSWNPSLENLLYRLGCRDSLSPQLVARVIDPFLLNHHSLALGFFNWASQQPSFSHTSLTYQSVLKSLSFSRQFSAIDALLKQVRTHKIPLDGSAYRSVIASLIIGKRTLHAFLVFGNVEVEDIGSEICNSLLAGLASDGYFDHAHKVFDQMTGRGVPVSTTGFGLFAWRLCGNGELSKILSVLDEVRRGGSEINGSVVALLIVHGLCRASRVSEAFWVLDELRRRDCKPDFMAYRIVAEAFRCEGSVVDREKVLKMKRKLGVAPRSGDYREFILGLISERRISEAKELGQVIVSGNFPIEDDVLNVLIGSVSNVDPGSAMMFFKFMVGKARFPTLLTLSNLCRNLCKHGKNDELGEVFRVLSSGGYFKDLDTYNVMVAFLCKAGMVKEAYGVLPEMKKKGLSPDLSTYNSLIEACCREDLLRPAKRLWDEMFANGCRGNLKTYNILIQKISEVGPADEALRLFYHMLGREVTPDAMTYTTLLEGLCQEAKLQAALEVFDKCVEQDLMLAQTVLSTFILYLCKAGLYSAASSLLCRLSFNVTLSDSHVVLLKSLADAKEIPVAIEHIKWVRKASPSMLQTISNELASISSLPTPEPILQLLKTM, encoded by the exons atgaaagcgTCGGCGGCGGCAACAGAGTTAGCGACCCGTATAAGCCGAGCTCTGATCTCGGCTTCCAACAACACGAAGCCAACTCGGTCATGGAATCCTTCACTCGAGAATCTCCTCTACCGCCTCGGTTGCCGCGACTCACTGAGTCCCCAACTCGTGGCCCGAGTCATCGATCCTTTCCTCCTCAACCACCACTCTCTGGCTCTCGGCTTCTTCAACTGGGCTTCTCAGCAGCCCTCCTTCTCCCACACCTCCCTCACCTACCAATCAGTCCTCaagtctctctctttttcccGCCAATTCTCCGCCATCGATGCTCTGCTCAAGCAGGTCAGAACCCACAAGATCCCCCTCGACGGTTCCGCGTATCGCTCCGTGATTGCCTCGCTGATCATAGGGAAGAGGACCCTCCATGCGTTCTTGGTGTTCGGTAATGTTGAGGTTGAAGACATTGGGAGCGAGATTTGCAACTCACTTTTGGCTGGTTTGGCTTCTGATGGCTACTTTGATCATGCCCACAAGGTGTTCGATCAAATGACTGGAAGAGGTGTTCCTGTGAGCACAACTGGGTTTGGTTTGTTTGCATGGAGGTTGTGTGGGAATGGTGAGTTGAGTAAGATTTTGAGTGTGTTGGATGAGGTTAGGAGGGGTGGTTCGGAGATTAATGGGTCTGTCGTGGCGCTTTTGATTGTCCACGGGCTCTGTCGGGCTTCAAGAGTTTCAGAGGCTTTCTGGGTACTGGATGAGCTGAGGAGGAGAGATTGTAAACCGGATTTCATGGCGTATAGGATTGTTGCTGAAGCCTTTCGATGTGAGGGCAGTGTGGTTGATAGAGAGAAGGTTTTGAAGATGAAGAGAAAGCTAGGGGTAGCTCCGAGGAGTGGTGATTATAGAGAATTCATACTCGGGTTGATTTCTGAGAGACGGATATCTGAAGCAAAGGAATTGGGACAAGTGATTGTTAGTGGGAACTTTCCAATCGAAGATGATGTTCTCAATGTGTTGATAGGGTCAGTGTCAAACGTTGACCCTGGCTCTGCAATGATGTTTTTCAAGTTCATGGTTGGAAAAGCGAGATTCCCTACTCTTTTGACATTGAGCAATTTGTGTAGGAATCTATGCAAGCATGGCAAGAACGATGAATTAGGGGAAGTTTTtcgagttttgtcttcaggTGGTTATTTTAAAGATTTGGACACTTACAATGTGATGGTGGCATTCCTGTGCAAAGCAGGAATGGTGAAGGAAGCCTATGGAGTGCTTCcggagatgaagaagaaagggTTGAGCCCAGATCTTTCAACTTACAATTCTCTTATTGAAGCATGTTGTAGAGAAGATCTACTGAGGCCTGCTAAAAGGCTGTGGGATGAGATGTTTGCAAATGGGTGCAGAGGAAATTTGAAGACTTACAACATCTTAATTCAAAAAATTTCGGAAGTAGGCCCAGCTGATGAGGCTCTACGGCTCTTTTACCACATGTTGGGAAGAGAAGTTACACCTGATGCGATGACTTACACAACTCTGCTTGAAGGGCTTTGTCAAGAAGCAAAACTTCAAGCTGCTTTGGAAGTTTTCGACAAGTGTGTTGAACAAGATTTGATGCTTGCCCAAACTGTGTTGAGTACATTCATCCTCTATTTATGCAAAGCAG GTCTTTACTCTGCCGCGTCTAGCTTACTCTGCCGCCTCAGTTTTAATGTAACGCTGTCAGATTCTCATGTAGTTTTGCTGAAATCTTTAGCCGACGCTAAAGAGATTCCAGTGGCGATTGAACACATTAAATGGGTCCGGAAAGCTTCACCCTCCATGTTGCAAACCATATCGAACGAACTAGCATCAATTTCTTCTTTGCCAACACCAGAACCAATTTTACAGTTGCTTAAAACAATGTAG